Proteins encoded in a region of the Halothiobacillus diazotrophicus genome:
- the lolA gene encoding outer membrane lipoprotein chaperone LolA has translation MMRRRGLSGLVLGLMGWVMLGAGSWTVAYAQNEGGADVQAFPLGSDTNPADTRPLTEFVQKLKSFSANFVQQQVNARGLKQAPSYGHFVLSRPGRFFWVYEKPYVQKLIANDGTLWVYDPDLAQVTRSSLTKDRGAPIAIFLGTKPLDSVFTISAQGKNDGLSWFGLVDRAGQSDFSQLQVGMDDQGIKAMVFTDKLGNRTTVQFSDRKVNQPVDQKLFAFTPPPGVDVVENR, from the coding sequence ATGATGCGTCGTCGCGGTTTGTCGGGTTTGGTCCTCGGGCTGATGGGTTGGGTGATGCTGGGCGCGGGCTCCTGGACGGTCGCTTATGCGCAGAACGAGGGCGGCGCGGACGTCCAGGCATTTCCGCTGGGTTCCGACACAAATCCCGCCGATACGCGGCCGCTGACCGAGTTCGTCCAGAAACTCAAGAGCTTTTCCGCCAATTTCGTCCAGCAGCAGGTCAATGCGCGGGGCCTGAAGCAGGCGCCGTCCTACGGTCATTTCGTGCTTTCCCGACCCGGACGGTTCTTCTGGGTGTACGAAAAACCCTATGTGCAGAAGCTGATCGCCAACGACGGGACTCTGTGGGTTTACGATCCCGATCTGGCACAGGTCACCCGCAGTTCGCTCACCAAGGATCGCGGTGCGCCGATTGCCATCTTCCTCGGCACCAAGCCGCTGGATTCGGTGTTCACCATCAGCGCTCAGGGCAAGAATGACGGGCTGTCCTGGTTCGGGCTCGTCGATCGGGCCGGTCAGAGCGATTTCAGCCAGCTGCAGGTCGGCATGGACGACCAGGGCATCAAGGCGATGGTGTTTACCGACAAGCTGGGTAATCGCACTACCGTGCAGTTCAGCGACCGCAAGGTGAATCAGCCCGTGGATCAGAAGCTGTTCGCCTTCACGCCGCCGCCGGGCGTTGATGTGGTTGAAAATCGCTGA
- a CDS encoding replication-associated recombination protein A encodes MHDLFHQEPTPPLAEALRPKTLDEVIGQSHLLGAGKPLRLAFDAGKPHSMILWGPPGVGKTTLARLTAQAFDGEFIALSAVFSGVKDIRAAMDQAERNLALDKRTILFIDEIHRFNKAQQDALLPYAESGLVTLIGATTENPSFEVNSALLSRAQVYVLKSLTEAELRQLIDRARHTVLTRIEFSSDALDALIGLADGDARRLLNMLEQLDTAATASGQGVIDTDFLQNALTQGARRFDKGGEHFYDQISALHKSVRGSNPDAALYWLCRMLDGGADPKYLSRRIVRMAWEDIGLADPRAMQIANDAATTYERLGSPEGELALGQAVIYLAVAAKSNAGYMAFNRAMSFVKQDQSREVPIHLRNAPTKLMKELGYGHAYRYAHDEPHAYAAGESYLPEGMADPGWYQPVPRGLEEQIAQKMAFLRKLDDEAES; translated from the coding sequence ATGCACGATCTGTTTCATCAGGAACCCACGCCGCCGCTGGCCGAGGCCTTGCGTCCCAAGACCCTGGACGAGGTGATCGGCCAGAGCCATCTGCTGGGTGCGGGCAAGCCATTGCGGCTGGCCTTCGATGCCGGCAAGCCGCATTCGATGATCTTGTGGGGGCCGCCGGGGGTGGGCAAGACCACACTGGCGCGCTTGACGGCTCAGGCCTTCGATGGCGAATTCATCGCATTGTCTGCTGTGTTTTCCGGCGTCAAGGACATCCGCGCCGCCATGGATCAGGCGGAACGGAATCTGGCGCTGGACAAGCGCACGATCCTCTTCATTGATGAGATCCATCGGTTCAACAAGGCGCAGCAGGATGCGTTGCTGCCCTATGCCGAGTCCGGTCTCGTGACGCTGATCGGCGCCACCACGGAAAACCCGTCCTTCGAGGTGAATTCGGCCCTGTTGTCCCGGGCACAGGTCTATGTCCTGAAATCCCTGACGGAAGCCGAACTGCGTCAACTGATCGATCGCGCGCGGCATACGGTACTGACCCGGATCGAATTCTCGTCCGACGCGCTGGATGCCCTGATCGGTCTGGCCGACGGCGATGCGCGGCGTCTGCTGAACATGCTCGAACAGCTGGATACGGCGGCGACCGCCTCGGGGCAGGGTGTGATCGATACGGATTTCCTGCAGAATGCCCTGACCCAGGGGGCCCGGCGATTCGACAAGGGCGGCGAGCATTTCTACGATCAGATTTCCGCCCTGCACAAGTCCGTGCGCGGATCGAATCCGGACGCCGCCCTGTACTGGCTGTGCCGCATGCTCGACGGCGGAGCGGATCCGAAATATCTTTCACGCCGAATCGTGCGCATGGCCTGGGAGGATATCGGCCTGGCTGATCCGCGGGCAATGCAGATTGCCAACGACGCCGCGACGACCTACGAACGGCTGGGTTCACCCGAGGGCGAATTGGCGCTGGGACAGGCCGTGATCTATCTCGCCGTTGCCGCCAAGAGCAATGCAGGGTACATGGCCTTCAACCGGGCAATGTCTTTCGTCAAGCAGGATCAATCCCGCGAGGTACCCATCCACTTGCGCAACGCACCGACGAAGCTGATGAAGGAACTCGGCTACGGTCATGCCTACCGCTATGCCCATGACGAACCCCATGCGTATGCGGCGGGCGAAAGCTACTTGCCCGAAGGCATGGCCGATCCGGGCTGGTATCAGCCGGTGCCCCGCGGGCTCGAGGAGCAGATTGCACAGAAGATGGCCTTTCTCCGAAAGCTGGACGACGAAGCCGAGTCGTGA
- a CDS encoding diguanylate cyclase domain-containing protein codes for MPRSRIAQKRITIVSGLILVTAMATVGTTVFYVMKNHAENLLRTSLSTDLQNHVVLAQTEIRQSFDKSETVATRPFLIRQLDAINQNPQNIKAQKALQLGADSFLQTGLNAIALFDAHGDKVAQAGRFAQHPILSVPINIADNTLLTYEDAYFLRSIINVEEDGTVIGKVITESPLPSLTNMFAPHPSHVKSTSDLALCATSGPDEMQCFPTILNPDIMTLQSLSSAGTPLPMSYALAGKTGFVIARDYRHQEVVAAYSPVANWGLGMVLKVDSQALYAPIWHQLRYLLPALALLLIGGLLSLRWLLAPLVAELVRSERATREANDKLKESENYVRLLLNSADEGMISISAEGLVELYNPAAERIFGYPSEQVLGRNVSMLMPERDAVEHDHHLKRYLEGGTPHVVGTVRALDARRSNGEIFPIELRVSEFTLNGLRKFIGVMHDITDRKAAEARIEHLANFDSLTDLPNRRLVQDRIQHTIARVRRTQTPFAVMFIDLNKFKEINDTLGHDAGDLLLQTVAERLTATLRAEDTVGRQGGDEFIVLLANLSSPVDSAVVAQKIIDALAAPIEIHGQIICPSASIGIAVYPQDGDDVDSLLKHSDQAMYLAKNAGCSAYRFYEPLADQDRDS; via the coding sequence ATGCCCCGTTCCAGAATCGCTCAGAAAAGGATTACGATCGTTTCCGGTCTGATCCTCGTTACGGCCATGGCAACCGTCGGTACGACGGTGTTCTACGTCATGAAGAACCATGCGGAAAATCTGCTTCGCACCAGTCTCAGCACCGACCTGCAAAATCATGTGGTGCTGGCCCAGACCGAAATCCGACAAAGCTTCGATAAAAGCGAGACGGTAGCCACCCGGCCGTTTCTGATTCGTCAGCTCGACGCCATCAACCAGAACCCCCAGAATATCAAGGCCCAGAAGGCCCTCCAGCTGGGTGCCGATTCCTTTCTGCAGACAGGTCTGAATGCCATCGCCCTGTTCGATGCCCATGGCGACAAAGTGGCTCAAGCCGGACGTTTCGCGCAGCACCCCATCCTCTCCGTGCCGATCAATATTGCCGATAACACCCTCCTAACCTACGAAGACGCGTATTTTCTGCGCAGCATCATCAATGTCGAGGAAGACGGTACGGTCATTGGCAAGGTGATCACCGAGAGTCCCCTTCCGTCCCTGACAAACATGTTCGCTCCTCATCCCAGCCACGTGAAAAGCACCTCGGATCTCGCCTTGTGCGCCACCTCAGGGCCGGACGAAATGCAGTGTTTCCCGACCATACTGAATCCGGACATCATGACACTGCAATCGCTGTCCTCTGCGGGAACGCCATTGCCGATGAGCTATGCGCTTGCTGGAAAAACCGGTTTCGTCATCGCACGCGATTACCGCCATCAGGAAGTGGTTGCTGCCTATTCGCCCGTCGCAAACTGGGGCCTCGGCATGGTCCTCAAAGTCGATAGCCAAGCCCTGTACGCGCCGATCTGGCACCAGTTGCGCTATCTCCTGCCCGCGCTTGCCCTGCTGCTGATCGGCGGACTGCTCTCGCTGCGCTGGCTACTGGCGCCACTCGTCGCGGAACTGGTTCGCTCCGAACGCGCCACGCGAGAAGCGAACGACAAGCTGAAGGAAAGCGAGAATTATGTCCGCCTGCTGCTGAATAGCGCCGACGAAGGCATGATCAGTATCTCGGCGGAGGGTCTGGTTGAACTCTATAATCCGGCGGCGGAACGGATTTTCGGCTACCCCAGCGAGCAGGTTCTGGGCAGGAACGTGTCCATGCTGATGCCAGAACGCGACGCCGTGGAGCACGACCATCATCTGAAGCGCTATCTAGAGGGTGGAACGCCTCACGTCGTTGGTACCGTACGCGCGCTCGATGCCCGACGGAGCAATGGCGAGATTTTTCCCATCGAACTTCGTGTCTCTGAATTCACCCTGAACGGATTGCGCAAATTCATCGGGGTGATGCACGACATTACCGACCGCAAGGCCGCAGAGGCACGTATCGAGCATCTGGCGAATTTCGACTCATTGACCGATCTACCCAACCGGCGTCTGGTTCAGGATCGGATCCAGCACACCATTGCCCGCGTCCGCCGGACCCAGACGCCGTTCGCCGTGATGTTCATCGACCTGAACAAGTTCAAGGAAATCAACGATACGCTCGGCCACGATGCCGGCGATTTGCTGCTGCAGACCGTTGCCGAGCGACTCACCGCCACACTCCGCGCCGAGGATACGGTGGGTCGACAGGGCGGCGACGAATTCATCGTCCTGTTGGCCAACCTGAGTTCCCCCGTAGATTCGGCTGTCGTCGCCCAGAAGATTATCGACGCACTTGCGGCGCCCATCGAGATCCACGGACAGATCATCTGCCCCAGCGCGAGCATCGGTATCGCTGTCTACCCTCAGGACGGCGACGATGTGGACAGCCTGCTCAAGCACAGCGACCAGGCCATGTATCTGGCGAAGAATGCAGGTTGCAGCGCCTACCGCTTTTACGAGCCGCTCGCTGATCAGGATCGCGACTCCTGA
- a CDS encoding rhodanese-like domain-containing protein → MKRHVAAASVSGAVLSALLFGQALAASSTTEDPSVKITRDISSITVIDHGRKVVIERNQNPNNTIDPEYAKTSRDCPPFCVQPMQLLPGVHTIGELELLKLLKQHADGDDSIMIIDSRTPDWYAKGTIPSAVNIPWTTIYRGTDNYDPFIVENLLTDTFHAKVKDGIWDFRGAKKLVLFCNGPWCGQSPTNIKELVSMGYPADKLYWYRGGMQSWHSLGFTVVKPHE, encoded by the coding sequence ATGAAAAGGCATGTTGCAGCGGCTTCGGTTTCGGGTGCCGTACTCAGCGCCCTCCTGTTCGGTCAGGCGCTGGCTGCCAGTTCGACAACGGAAGATCCGAGCGTCAAGATCACTCGGGATATTTCCTCGATCACGGTGATCGATCATGGTCGCAAGGTCGTGATCGAGCGAAACCAGAATCCGAACAACACGATCGATCCCGAATATGCGAAAACCAGCCGCGATTGCCCGCCGTTCTGCGTTCAACCCATGCAGCTTCTCCCGGGGGTACATACCATCGGCGAACTCGAACTGCTGAAGCTCCTCAAGCAGCATGCAGACGGGGACGACTCGATCATGATCATCGATTCCCGTACGCCGGACTGGTATGCGAAGGGCACGATTCCCAGTGCCGTGAACATCCCCTGGACGACGATCTACCGTGGGACAGATAACTACGATCCCTTCATCGTGGAAAATCTCCTGACCGACACCTTCCATGCGAAGGTCAAGGATGGCATATGGGACTTTCGCGGGGCCAAGAAGCTCGTGCTGTTCTGCAACGGCCCCTGGTGCGGTCAGTCGCCGACCAATATCAAGGAACTCGTGAGCATGGGGTATCCGGCGGACAAGCTCTATTGGTACCGCGGCGGCATGCAGTCCTGGCATAGTCTCGGCTTCACGGTGGTCAAGCCGCACGAGTAA
- a CDS encoding EAL domain-containing protein, which translates to MKLQPDFRPLGCAECAHATDLGFDFTMAFQPIVNTTTREIFAHEALVRGLGNEPAGQVFTHVNDTNLYRFDQSCRTKAIKLAAELGMPSMLSINFMPNAVYRPELCIRTTLAAAETYGFPIERIIFEINEAEKVDDIGHMREIVAYYRQRGFKTAIDDFGAGYAGLNLLAEIQTDILKLDMALIRHIDQRKVNHAIVRGVMQVCLELGITVIAEGVETYEEFAVLQALGIELFQGYYFARPAFQALAGVEPERFAPSHGQD; encoded by the coding sequence ATGAAGTTACAACCCGACTTTCGCCCGCTCGGATGTGCGGAGTGCGCCCATGCCACGGACCTGGGCTTCGACTTCACCATGGCCTTCCAGCCCATCGTGAACACCACGACCCGAGAGATCTTTGCGCACGAGGCATTGGTCCGAGGACTCGGCAACGAGCCGGCCGGCCAGGTTTTCACCCATGTGAATGACACGAATCTGTATCGATTCGACCAGTCCTGCCGGACCAAGGCCATCAAACTCGCCGCCGAACTGGGCATGCCCTCGATGTTGAGCATCAACTTCATGCCCAACGCGGTGTACCGGCCGGAACTGTGCATTCGTACGACCCTCGCCGCTGCGGAAACCTACGGCTTTCCGATCGAACGAATCATCTTCGAGATCAACGAAGCCGAAAAGGTCGACGACATCGGCCACATGCGCGAGATCGTCGCGTATTACCGACAGCGCGGCTTCAAGACAGCCATCGACGACTTCGGCGCCGGGTACGCAGGGCTGAATCTTCTGGCCGAAATCCAGACGGACATCCTCAAGCTGGATATGGCCCTCATCCGCCATATCGATCAACGCAAGGTGAATCACGCCATCGTGCGTGGGGTCATGCAGGTATGCCTGGAACTCGGTATCACGGTAATCGCCGAAGGCGTGGAAACCTACGAAGAATTCGCCGTGCTCCAAGCCCTGGGGATCGAGCTGTTCCAGGGCTACTACTTCGCCAGGCCCGCTTTTCAGGCATTGGCAGGGGTGGAACCGGAACGCTTCGCACCATCCCACGGACAGGACTGA
- a CDS encoding type 1 glutamine amidotransferase domain-containing protein encodes MTQPLNNKKVAILVADGFEQVELLEPRKALAEAGAETDVVSPSEGSVKGWNHTDWGQGVPVDKALDKADAADYDALVLPGGVMNPDQLRRNPKALAFVKAFFAQHKPVGAICHGGWTMIDAGVVDGRRMTSYWSIQSDLKNAGAHWVDEEVVVDDGLVTSRNPDDLPAFNRKLVETFAMGGHA; translated from the coding sequence ATGACACAGCCACTGAACAACAAGAAAGTCGCCATTCTGGTCGCAGATGGCTTCGAACAGGTTGAATTGCTCGAACCGCGGAAGGCATTGGCAGAAGCCGGTGCGGAGACGGACGTGGTCTCGCCGTCCGAAGGATCGGTAAAAGGGTGGAATCATACCGACTGGGGACAGGGTGTTCCCGTCGACAAGGCGCTCGATAAAGCCGACGCGGCTGATTACGATGCCCTGGTCCTGCCTGGTGGGGTGATGAATCCGGACCAATTGCGTCGCAATCCCAAGGCGCTGGCTTTCGTCAAAGCGTTTTTCGCGCAACACAAACCGGTCGGTGCCATCTGTCACGGCGGCTGGACGATGATCGACGCCGGCGTCGTCGATGGACGGCGCATGACGTCCTACTGGAGCATCCAGTCCGATCTCAAGAATGCCGGCGCCCATTGGGTCGATGAGGAAGTGGTGGTCGACGATGGCCTGGTCACGAGTCGCAACCCCGATGACCTGCCGGCATTCAACCGCAAGCTCGTCGAGACGTTCGCCATGGGCGGTCACGCATGA
- a CDS encoding YceI family protein, whose amino-acid sequence MRILPRHRHDHTVTRIMYLFLLMALAPHAQAAPTTYVIDPTHTQPRFEYNHFGFSMQVHSFDKTEGTIIYDPQAKTASVAIRIDPKSINTGYSVLNDKLQDKDFFDSARYPEITFKSTMVKFVGSKPVKVYGNLTIKGITKPVVLTVTSFQHKENPIVKKDEIGANAYTRLKRSDFHMGKYAPGVSDDITINLPVEALKP is encoded by the coding sequence ATGCGCATTCTTCCACGCCACCGCCATGACCATACAGTCACCAGAATCATGTACCTGTTTCTGCTCATGGCCCTGGCACCCCATGCCCAGGCCGCGCCGACGACCTATGTCATCGACCCGACGCATACCCAACCCCGCTTCGAATACAATCATTTCGGTTTCTCGATGCAGGTGCACAGTTTCGACAAGACCGAAGGCACGATCATCTACGACCCCCAGGCCAAAACCGCCTCCGTAGCGATTCGTATTGACCCGAAATCGATCAACACGGGCTATTCGGTACTAAACGACAAGCTGCAGGACAAGGATTTCTTCGATTCGGCCCGCTATCCCGAGATCACTTTCAAATCCACGATGGTCAAGTTTGTCGGCAGCAAGCCGGTGAAGGTTTATGGCAATCTGACCATCAAGGGCATCACGAAACCCGTGGTGCTGACAGTGACATCCTTTCAACACAAAGAAAACCCGATCGTGAAGAAGGACGAAATCGGTGCCAATGCCTACACGCGCTTGAAACGTTCGGACTTCCACATGGGCAAATACGCCCCGGGCGTTTCCGATGACATCACGATCAACCTGCCCGTCGAAGCTTTGAAACCCTAA
- a CDS encoding EAL domain-containing response regulator — protein sequence MIDTLNLLVIEDDDFQRRMLVTMLNALGATSVAVASNGRQALEQIHHESGEPIHVALCDLNMPEMDGLEFLRHLSQLHHDVAVIIISAMDSRLLELVQRMAAMYDIHLLGSIEKPISLERLKNLLNSYRPKSAIQIAEEKPAPFSLDEIRQGISEAQFEPFFQPKVDFKSGAVIGAEALARWRHPDHGIIAPQAFIPLLEERGNIDDLTFLMLERSAMACKELHESGYPISISINLSRVSLHDATLADKIAKVVLKTGLDPKYIILEITETAAMTDVAHALENLARLCMKGFALSIDDYGTGYSSLQQLTRIAFSELKIDQFFVKDLVHHESLRIVVQSSIDMARRLGVKSVAEGVETQADWEMLASLGCDTAQGYYIARPMDFESFRQFIPRAGVAALAQNL from the coding sequence ATGATCGATACGCTCAACCTGCTGGTCATCGAGGACGACGACTTCCAGCGACGGATGTTGGTGACCATGCTAAATGCCCTGGGCGCCACATCCGTCGCGGTCGCCAGCAATGGAAGGCAGGCGCTCGAGCAAATCCACCACGAAAGCGGCGAGCCCATCCATGTGGCCCTCTGCGACCTGAACATGCCGGAAATGGACGGTCTCGAGTTTCTGCGCCATCTGAGCCAGCTGCATCACGACGTAGCCGTCATCATCATCAGCGCCATGGACAGCCGCCTGCTGGAGCTCGTGCAGCGCATGGCGGCCATGTACGATATCCATCTGCTCGGTTCCATCGAAAAACCCATTTCCCTGGAGCGCCTGAAAAACCTATTGAACAGCTACCGTCCGAAAAGTGCCATTCAGATAGCCGAGGAAAAACCTGCGCCCTTTTCCCTGGATGAGATACGTCAGGGAATCAGCGAGGCACAGTTCGAACCCTTCTTCCAACCCAAGGTGGACTTCAAGTCCGGGGCCGTGATCGGCGCCGAGGCCCTCGCCCGTTGGCGCCACCCCGATCACGGCATTATCGCCCCCCAGGCATTCATTCCCCTGCTCGAAGAGCGTGGCAACATCGACGACCTGACGTTCCTGATGCTTGAGCGATCCGCCATGGCCTGCAAGGAACTCCATGAAAGCGGGTACCCGATCTCCATCTCGATCAATCTCTCGCGCGTCTCTCTGCACGATGCCACCCTCGCCGACAAGATCGCGAAAGTTGTTCTGAAGACGGGGCTGGATCCCAAGTACATCATTCTGGAAATCACGGAAACGGCAGCCATGACCGATGTGGCACATGCGTTGGAAAACCTTGCCCGCCTATGCATGAAGGGGTTTGCCCTGTCGATCGACGATTACGGCACCGGCTATTCGAGCCTGCAGCAACTCACGCGTATCGCATTCAGCGAACTCAAGATCGATCAGTTCTTCGTGAAGGACCTCGTCCACCACGAGTCGCTACGGATCGTCGTGCAGTCCAGTATCGACATGGCCCGCCGCTTGGGGGTGAAAAGCGTGGCCGAGGGCGTCGAAACCCAGGCGGACTGGGAGATGCTGGCCAGCCTCGGCTGCGATACGGCTCAGGGTTACTACATCGCCCGGCCGATGGACTTCGAGAGTTTCCGGCAGTTCATTCCCCGGGCCGGTGTTGCGGCGCTGGCCCAGAATCTGTAG